The proteins below come from a single Papaver somniferum cultivar HN1 chromosome 11, ASM357369v1, whole genome shotgun sequence genomic window:
- the LOC113322660 gene encoding protein NCA1-like, which yields MTSVCPFAKAPRSDDICPRKSGETNNQNETEHREKVKNESDDSASVSPKCPFGYDSQTFKLGPFSCVICQALLFDSSKCVPCSHKYCKVCISRFNDCPLCGADIERIEPDKDLQDVVDRFIEGHARIKRPQVNGDLKEVVGDNKTVTYADVSLERGAFLVQQAMRAFRSQNIPSAKSRLRLCAEDIREQLERLGNTSELCSQLGAVLGMLGDCCRAMGDAGSAITYFEESAEFLSKFPTEDMEVTHTLSVSLNKIGDLKYYEGDLQAARSCYSRSLDVRRNAIKDRSNVSSQIIDVAVSLAKVADVDRNLGHEDVAVDGFQEAVKCLESLTLNSDESGLEQKRVSVLEYLRSQLTPEQTATTV from the exons ATGACTTCTGTTTGCCCTTTTGCCAAAGCACCACGGTCTGATGATATTTGTCCAAGGAAGTCAGGTGAAACGAATAACCAGAATGAGACAGAACATAGGGAAAAAGTTAAAAATGAGTCTGATGACTCTGCCAGTGTATCTCCGAAGTGCCCATTTGGTTATGATTCCCAAACATTTAAGCTGGGTCCTTTCAGCTGTGTAATTTGCCAAGCCCTTCTATTTGATAGCAGCAAGTGTGTGCCTTGTTCTCATAAATACTGCAA AGTATGTATATCGCGGTTTAATGATTGCCCATTGTGCGGAGCTGACATTGAGAGAATTGAGCCTGACAAGGATCTTCAAGATGTTGTTGATCGCTTTATTGAGGGTCATGCGAGAATTAAAAGGCCTCAAGTTAATGGCGATCTTAAGGAAGTGGTGGGTGATAACAAAACAGTGACATATGCGGATGTGTCTTTGGAGAGGGGTGCTTTCTTAGTGCAACAAGCTATGAGG GCTTTTCGTTCCCAGAATATACCAAGCGCAAAGTCAAGACTTCGTCTATGTGCAGAGGACATTAGGGAGCAGCTAGAAAGACTTGGAAATACCTCAGAGTTGTGTTCACAACTTGGAGCAGTCCTCGGAATGCTTGGTGACTGCTG TCGTGCGATGGGAGATGCTGGTTCTGCAATTACTTACTTTGAGGAGAGTGctgaattcctttcaaaatttCCGACAGAAGATATGGAG GTGACCCACACTCTATCAGTCTCTCTCAATAAAATTGGAGATCTTAAGTACTATGAAGGGGACCTGCAAGCTGCAAGATCTTGCTATTCCCGATCTCTGGATGTACGGCGAAATGCTATCAAGGATCGTTCAAATGTCTCATCCCAG ATAATAGATGTGGCTGTGTCTCTTGCCAAAGTTGCTGATGTGGACAGGAATCTTGGGCACGAGGATGTAGCTGTTGATGGATTCCAAGAAGCTGTTAAATGCTTGGAGTCCTTGACACTGAATTCAGACGAATCTGGTCTCGAGCAAAAG CGGGTTTCAGTTCTGGAGTACCTCCGCAGCCAACTTACACCAGAGCAGACAGCGACAACTGTTTGA